A single region of the Microlunatus panaciterrae genome encodes:
- the soxR gene encoding redox-sensitive transcriptional activator SoxR, with translation MLNKSDLITIGELSSRSGVAPSALRFYEAQGVITSTRTAGNQRRYQRSTLRRVAFIRSAQRVGLSLDEITTALAGLPGNRTPTKADWARLSRDWRPRIDEQIERLTRLRDQLDSCIGCGCLSLKRCSLQNPEDVLSRYGPGAVNLEPRRAY, from the coding sequence ATGCTGAACAAGTCCGACCTGATCACCATCGGCGAGCTGTCCAGTCGTTCTGGGGTGGCGCCGTCGGCGCTGCGGTTCTACGAGGCACAGGGTGTGATCACGTCGACCAGGACTGCCGGGAACCAACGTCGTTACCAGAGGTCCACGCTGCGCCGGGTCGCCTTCATCCGCTCGGCTCAGCGGGTGGGTCTCTCCTTGGACGAGATCACCACCGCTCTGGCCGGCCTGCCCGGCAACCGCACGCCCACGAAGGCGGACTGGGCCCGGCTGTCGCGTGACTGGCGGCCGCGCATCGACGAGCAGATCGAGCGGCTGACGCGCCTCCGTGACCAGCTGGACAGCTGTATCGGCTGTGGCTGCCTCAGCCTGAAGCGCTGCTCGCTGCAGAACCCCGAGGACGTCCTGAGTCGGTACGGGCCCGGAGCTGTGAACCTGGAACCGCGCCGGGCTTACTGA
- a CDS encoding MgtC/SapB family protein: MSWQFFTDTTTSQLELLGIAFVLSAVIGFERQFHRKAAGLTTHVLVAMGSATFTLISAYGFAHLLGPTVRLDPSRIAAQVVSGIGFLGAGVIFMRRDIVRGLTTAASIWVAAAVGMACGAGMPLLAIVVTGLHLFLLLVLSPLVSRLPDRDHKRLVHITYLDGEGVLRQLLATATEMGYVASILSSRSFSGSDGRPEVTLRARFRGRPPVSELILALTAVQGVLQVRSGGEDLEREEDDEDED, translated from the coding sequence ATGAGTTGGCAATTCTTCACCGACACGACGACCAGCCAGCTGGAGCTGCTCGGCATCGCCTTCGTACTCTCGGCCGTCATCGGCTTCGAGAGACAGTTCCACCGGAAGGCTGCCGGGCTGACCACTCATGTGCTGGTGGCCATGGGGTCCGCGACATTCACGCTGATCTCTGCATACGGGTTCGCCCACCTGCTCGGTCCCACCGTCAGGCTGGATCCGTCGCGGATCGCCGCCCAGGTCGTCTCGGGCATCGGCTTCCTCGGTGCCGGGGTGATCTTCATGCGGCGCGACATCGTACGAGGGCTCACCACGGCGGCATCGATCTGGGTGGCGGCAGCGGTGGGGATGGCTTGCGGCGCCGGGATGCCGCTCCTGGCGATCGTCGTCACCGGACTGCATCTGTTCCTGCTGCTGGTGCTCTCTCCGCTGGTGTCGCGGCTGCCTGACCGTGATCACAAACGCCTGGTCCACATCACCTATCTCGACGGTGAAGGGGTGCTCCGCCAACTGCTGGCCACGGCGACCGAGATGGGTTACGTCGCCTCGATTCTCAGCAGCCGGTCCTTCAGCGGCAGTGACGGGCGCCCCGAGGTCACCTTGCGGGCCCGCTTCCGGGGCCGGCCGCCGGTGTCGGAGCTGATCCTGGCGCTGACGGCCGTTCAGGGGGTGCTTCAGGTCCGGAGCGGTGGCGAGGATCTCGAACGCGAGGAGGACGACGAGGACGAGGACTAG
- a CDS encoding pyridoxamine 5'-phosphate oxidase family protein, giving the protein MTETLRQAQQHGQRLDEESCRALLKARCEGRLVYLTGRGERMLPVHYVTTPTHIIIRTAAYNEVTQYAPGNEVLFEVDGTGVSEEAHWTVQVRGTAARLTVAEARLLGMTQEPEIWPAGISTSYIGLPLRVIHGFRRD; this is encoded by the coding sequence ATGACCGAGACACTGCGGCAGGCGCAGCAGCATGGCCAGAGGCTGGACGAGGAAAGTTGTCGTGCACTGCTGAAGGCACGCTGCGAAGGACGTCTGGTCTATCTGACCGGGCGAGGTGAGCGGATGCTGCCGGTGCACTACGTCACCACCCCGACCCACATCATCATCAGAACGGCCGCTTACAACGAGGTCACGCAATACGCGCCGGGAAACGAGGTGCTCTTCGAGGTGGATGGCACCGGAGTCTCTGAGGAGGCCCACTGGACGGTGCAGGTCCGTGGCACCGCGGCCCGGCTGACGGTTGCTGAGGCCCGGCTGCTGGGGATGACCCAGGAGCCCGAGATCTGGCCCGCTGGAATATCGACCAGCTACATCGGCCTTCCGCTGCGCGTTATCCACGGCTTCCGCCGCGACTGA
- a CDS encoding universal stress protein, which produces MTTRLTWRSHPHPSGWQETPASPVWAGSVAVGIDGSQVSRAALLWAVDEAHLRRSPLEIVHVHAPQSAGKGADHQCCDDLLAEAAQAASSRRPSVAVTTQLLGGQVRDELIRLTGTAALLVLGVDRTKSPAAHGALGAIENRVAVHARCPVVLVSRPPELSAKPSGVVVGWSGSEVSQIALAAAAAEASMRRASLSVVTANPVRSLAAQSRTVPPDRADVLRAVTDIERAYPRVSVTLHYLDAEAVESLVREARPTDLMVVGSHTSADPISIRTGPVATAVMLQAPCPVMLVGQLVADTANNLAYTRPVGP; this is translated from the coding sequence ATGACCACCAGGCTGACGTGGAGAAGTCACCCGCACCCCAGCGGATGGCAGGAAACGCCTGCGTCGCCGGTTTGGGCGGGGTCGGTCGCCGTCGGCATCGACGGCTCCCAGGTCTCGCGGGCCGCGCTGCTCTGGGCCGTGGATGAGGCCCACCTCCGGCGCAGCCCTCTGGAGATCGTGCACGTCCATGCCCCTCAGTCAGCCGGGAAAGGCGCTGACCACCAGTGTTGTGACGATCTGTTGGCCGAGGCGGCTCAGGCCGCTTCCAGCCGACGGCCCTCGGTGGCGGTCACCACCCAGCTGCTCGGGGGGCAGGTCCGAGACGAGCTGATCCGACTCACCGGCACCGCGGCTCTGCTGGTGCTCGGCGTCGACCGGACCAAGTCCCCGGCGGCCCATGGGGCACTCGGCGCCATCGAAAACCGGGTAGCGGTGCACGCACGGTGTCCGGTCGTCCTGGTCAGCCGACCACCAGAGCTGTCAGCCAAGCCATCGGGGGTGGTGGTGGGCTGGTCCGGCAGCGAGGTCAGTCAGATCGCGTTGGCCGCGGCAGCGGCGGAGGCGAGCATGCGTAGGGCGTCACTGTCGGTGGTCACGGCCAACCCGGTGCGATCGCTCGCGGCCCAATCGCGCACGGTACCGCCCGACCGCGCAGACGTGCTGCGGGCCGTGACGGACATCGAACGCGCCTACCCTCGGGTGTCAGTGACGCTGCACTATCTGGATGCCGAGGCGGTGGAGTCGCTCGTGCGGGAGGCTCGACCGACCGACCTGATGGTGGTGGGTTCACACACGTCGGCGGACCCGATCAGCATCCGTACCGGCCCGGTGGCGACGGCGGTCATGCTGCAGGCACCTTGTCCGGTGATGTTGGTCGGACAGCTGGTCGCCGACACCGCGAACAACCTCGCCTACACCCGACCGGTCGGGCCCTAG
- a CDS encoding putative quinol monooxygenase, with translation MSPSPVVVIATFEAAEGRLDDLRQALVEAIPAVHAEPGCQLYAIHDADDSRIYMIEKWDSQADLDRHAQGEAVQELRALVAGKTTNPAPLILLSPIPAGTAEQGQL, from the coding sequence ATGTCTCCTTCACCCGTTGTCGTGATCGCCACCTTCGAGGCCGCCGAGGGACGGCTGGACGATCTTCGCCAGGCACTGGTGGAGGCCATCCCCGCGGTGCACGCCGAGCCCGGTTGCCAGCTCTATGCCATCCACGACGCCGACGACTCGAGGATCTACATGATCGAGAAGTGGGACAGCCAGGCCGACCTCGACCGGCACGCCCAGGGCGAGGCGGTGCAGGAGCTGCGTGCCCTGGTGGCCGGAAAGACGACCAACCCCGCCCCGCTGATCCTCCTCAGCCCCATTCCGGCGGGAACCGCCGAACAGGGTCAGCTCTAG
- a CDS encoding L-threonylcarbamoyladenylate synthase produces the protein MARYFDVHPVNPQRRAISQVVDLVRAGGLIAYPTDSCYALGCQLGNREGLDRIRAIRQLDDKHHFTLVCRDFAQLGQFVHIDNDVFRSIKAVTPGSYTFILPATKEVPRRLMHPKKKTVGVRIPDHVVAQAILAELGEPLLSSTLLLPDQEEPLTQGWEIKERLDLLVDAVIDSGDCGSEPTTVVDFSSGEPEIVRRGTGDPSPFE, from the coding sequence ATGGCGAGATACTTCGACGTCCACCCGGTCAATCCGCAGCGGCGTGCGATCAGCCAGGTCGTCGACCTGGTCCGAGCCGGCGGCCTCATCGCCTACCCCACCGACTCCTGTTACGCGTTGGGCTGTCAGCTGGGCAACCGGGAGGGGCTGGACCGGATCCGCGCCATCCGGCAACTGGACGACAAGCACCACTTCACGCTGGTGTGTCGGGACTTCGCCCAGCTGGGCCAGTTCGTGCACATCGACAATGACGTGTTCCGTAGCATCAAGGCCGTCACCCCGGGCAGCTACACTTTCATCCTGCCAGCGACCAAGGAAGTGCCACGGCGACTGATGCACCCCAAGAAGAAGACGGTGGGGGTCAGGATCCCGGACCACGTCGTGGCTCAGGCCATCCTGGCCGAACTGGGGGAGCCGCTGCTCTCCAGCACCCTGCTGCTGCCTGACCAGGAGGAGCCGTTGACCCAGGGTTGGGAGATCAAGGAACGGCTGGATCTGCTGGTGGACGCGGTGATCGACTCGGGCGACTGCGGCTCCGAGCCCACCACCGTCGTTGATTTCTCCTCGGGCGAGCCGGAGATCGTGCGCCGAGGCACCGGGGACCCGTCCCCGTTCGAGTGA
- a CDS encoding aldo/keto reductase has protein sequence MVSYGRTGLEVSALCIGTSSWGPPKPGEDDQQRDRRLLTLAEKVLTERPAGINFIDTSNEYGGSRAEALIGRALAALGGPPPGLVIQTKLDRDLDTGSFSAERMWRSLEESRHRLGLETIDVLFLHDPELADFDELSGPGGAVEALRQMKERGLARWIGISGGHAPTILRYLDLGVFDTLITHNRFTLVDRSADILLNRAAELGLGVTNAAPYGGGILTGDPRFAGLYCYGPAAPEVLSSVAAMTRLCAEHDVPLGAAALQFSMREPRIHSTVVGASTVDSLQQAVEWSELSIPADLWPALEELAPAPEHWLEPPS, from the coding sequence ATGGTCAGCTATGGCCGTACCGGCCTGGAAGTCTCAGCATTGTGCATCGGCACGTCCTCCTGGGGGCCGCCGAAGCCGGGGGAAGATGATCAACAGCGGGACCGACGGTTGCTGACGCTCGCCGAGAAGGTGCTCACAGAGCGACCGGCGGGCATCAACTTCATCGACACCTCCAACGAGTACGGCGGTTCGCGCGCCGAGGCGCTGATCGGTCGTGCTCTGGCGGCGCTGGGCGGTCCGCCGCCGGGGCTCGTCATCCAGACCAAGCTGGACCGCGACCTCGACACCGGATCGTTCTCGGCCGAGAGGATGTGGCGATCGCTCGAGGAGTCCCGTCACCGGCTCGGCCTGGAGACCATCGACGTCCTCTTCCTGCACGATCCTGAACTGGCCGACTTCGACGAGCTCAGCGGACCGGGCGGTGCAGTCGAGGCGCTGCGCCAGATGAAGGAGCGCGGGTTGGCCCGCTGGATCGGCATCTCCGGTGGGCACGCCCCGACCATCCTGCGCTATCTCGACCTGGGCGTCTTCGACACGCTGATCACTCACAACCGCTTCACCCTGGTCGACCGGTCCGCCGACATCCTGCTGAACCGGGCGGCCGAGCTCGGTCTCGGCGTCACGAACGCGGCACCTTACGGCGGCGGCATCCTGACCGGCGACCCAAGGTTCGCCGGTCTGTACTGCTACGGCCCAGCCGCACCCGAAGTGTTGAGCAGCGTCGCTGCCATGACGCGGCTGTGCGCCGAACACGACGTCCCGCTCGGAGCCGCTGCGCTCCAGTTCTCCATGCGCGAGCCGCGTATCCACAGCACCGTCGTCGGAGCCTCGACCGTCGACTCGCTGCAGCAGGCGGTGGAGTGGTCAGAGCTCAGCATCCCGGCGGATCTGTGGCCGGCCCTGGAGGAGCTGGCACCCGCCCCCGAGCACTGGCTCGAACCGCCTTCCTGA
- a CDS encoding pyrophosphate--fructose-6-phosphate 1-phosphotransferase, which yields MVTKVALLTAGGFAPCLSSAIGGLIQRYSEVAPQVEIIAYRYGYQGLLTGDSLTVTDTVRQQAAVLHQFGGSPIGNSRVKLTNAADLVKRGLVPEGVDPLQAAADRLTADGVDVLHTIGGDDTNTTAADLAAFLAKNDYALTVVGLPKTIDNDIVPIRQSLGAWTAAEQGARFAQNIIGEHNSGSRMLIVHEVMGRHCGWLTAATAKAYRDWLDTRAWLPEIGLSREAWEVHGVYVPEAKFDLEAEAARLATVMDTVGSVNLFISEGAGLDAIVAELEKSGEEVDRDPFGHVRIDKINPGAWFGRQFAERLSAEKVMVQKSGYFSRSAAANRADLDLIHSMTDLAVDCALRGESGVIGHDEENGDELRAIEFSRIAGGKPFDITQGWYTDLLAGIGQQATPAAAAH from the coding sequence ATGGTTACCAAAGTCGCTCTGCTCACCGCCGGGGGTTTTGCCCCCTGCCTCTCGTCCGCCATCGGCGGCTTGATCCAGCGCTACAGCGAGGTGGCTCCCCAGGTGGAGATCATCGCCTACCGCTACGGCTATCAGGGGCTGCTGACCGGTGACTCGTTGACGGTGACCGACACGGTTCGGCAGCAGGCGGCTGTGCTGCACCAGTTCGGCGGCTCCCCGATCGGCAACTCGCGCGTGAAGCTCACCAACGCGGCCGACCTGGTGAAGCGTGGCCTGGTGCCCGAAGGGGTGGACCCGCTCCAGGCTGCGGCTGACCGGTTGACCGCGGACGGCGTCGATGTGTTGCATACCATCGGCGGCGACGACACGAACACGACCGCCGCCGACCTGGCCGCGTTCCTGGCCAAGAACGACTACGCCCTGACCGTGGTGGGTCTGCCCAAGACCATCGACAACGACATTGTGCCCATCAGGCAGTCGTTGGGGGCTTGGACCGCCGCGGAGCAGGGCGCCCGGTTCGCCCAGAACATCATCGGCGAGCACAATTCGGGCTCCCGGATGCTGATCGTGCACGAGGTCATGGGCCGGCACTGCGGCTGGCTGACCGCGGCCACCGCAAAGGCGTACCGGGACTGGCTGGACACCCGCGCCTGGTTGCCCGAGATCGGGCTGAGCCGGGAGGCCTGGGAAGTGCACGGCGTCTATGTGCCGGAGGCGAAGTTCGACCTCGAGGCCGAGGCAGCGCGGCTGGCGACGGTGATGGACACGGTGGGCTCGGTGAACCTGTTCATCTCCGAAGGTGCCGGTCTGGACGCCATAGTGGCGGAGCTGGAGAAGTCGGGGGAAGAGGTCGACCGAGATCCGTTCGGGCATGTGCGGATCGACAAGATCAACCCGGGCGCCTGGTTCGGTCGCCAGTTCGCCGAGCGGCTGTCGGCCGAGAAGGTGATGGTCCAGAAGTCCGGCTACTTCTCCCGGTCTGCCGCGGCGAACCGCGCCGACCTCGATCTGATCCACTCGATGACGGACCTGGCCGTCGACTGTGCCCTGCGCGGAGAGTCCGGCGTGATCGGCCACGACGAGGAGAACGGCGACGAGCTGCGCGCCATCGAGTTCTCCCGAATCGCCGGCGGCAAGCCGTTCGACATCACCCAGGGCTGGTACACCGACCTGCTGGCCGGTATCGGCCAGCAGGCCACGCCCGCTGCCGCCGCTCACTGA
- a CDS encoding SDR family oxidoreductase, with protein MPPRQERTAPSRGRHPRFRWEPSEITGAIAFLASDDASWVTGVTLPVDGGALAGPRHLLSQLTERGP; from the coding sequence GTGCCGCCCCGGCAGGAGCGAACGGCTCCATCTCGCGGGCGGCACCCGAGATTCAGGTGGGAACCGTCCGAGATCACAGGGGCAATCGCCTTCCTGGCCTCCGATGATGCATCATGGGTCACCGGCGTCACATTGCCCGTCGACGGCGGTGCGCTCGCCGGTCCCCGGCACCTTCTCAGCCAGCTCACCGAAAGAGGGCCCTGA
- a CDS encoding pyridoxamine 5'-phosphate oxidase family protein, with translation MTTSPKAWWEKLARGAHLDELTRRECLELLGAKHVGRLAYNGPNGPRVVPMNYVVTDLSLIFRTDPEREPGRYSRARMVAFEVDEIDEFFHGGWSVLVTGLAEPVTVEELRALTIEETPDPWPEGLRDLFLQIPLADLSGRRVLPS, from the coding sequence ATGACAACTTCGCCGAAGGCTTGGTGGGAGAAGCTCGCGCGGGGGGCACACCTGGATGAGCTCACCCGGCGGGAGTGCCTGGAGTTGCTCGGCGCCAAACATGTCGGGCGGCTCGCGTACAACGGTCCGAATGGACCCAGAGTGGTGCCGATGAACTACGTTGTCACCGACCTCAGCCTGATCTTTCGCACGGACCCGGAGCGCGAGCCGGGACGCTACTCCCGGGCTCGGATGGTGGCGTTTGAGGTCGACGAGATCGATGAGTTCTTCCATGGCGGCTGGAGCGTGCTGGTCACCGGACTGGCAGAGCCGGTGACGGTCGAGGAACTGCGGGCTCTCACCATCGAAGAGACACCCGACCCGTGGCCGGAAGGTCTGCGCGACCTCTTCCTCCAGATTCCCCTAGCCGACCTCAGCGGTCGGCGGGTTCTTCCGAGCTGA